Proteins from a genomic interval of Chroococcidiopsis thermalis PCC 7203:
- a CDS encoding ABC transporter substrate-binding protein, whose product MKLRSVIQSILLFVIGLAIAAGCTNPAVYITTTTDVAASGDATPNAASLGFSAWPGWLPWQVTQEQKLFEANKASVNLKWFDGYLESINALTTEQINANSQTLNDTISAVSGGADKVVVLVNDNSTGNDKVIVREGINTIADLKGKKVAAEEGAVDHFLLLLEMKKAGMKPEDIQFVPLETGQAAAAFVGGQVDAVAVFAPFTTQALKRPGSKELFSSKEFPGAIPDHLVVSRQFLEASPEKVQAMVDSWFATLDYMQKEPAKATEIMAKRAGVSVAEYEEYAKGTKIFTVEENLKAFQPGNNMTSLMYAAGEMTKFLEEVGLAKQKPDLTKLFDDRFVKAYAKKQ is encoded by the coding sequence ATGAAACTGCGATCGGTAATTCAATCAATTTTGCTTTTTGTCATCGGTCTGGCGATCGCAGCAGGTTGCACTAATCCCGCCGTTTATATTACCACTACCACCGATGTTGCTGCTTCTGGTGATGCTACTCCTAACGCTGCTAGCTTGGGATTCAGTGCGTGGCCTGGTTGGCTTCCTTGGCAAGTTACCCAAGAGCAAAAACTCTTTGAAGCAAACAAAGCTTCAGTCAATTTGAAATGGTTTGACGGCTATTTAGAATCTATTAATGCTCTCACAACCGAACAAATTAATGCCAATAGCCAGACGCTCAACGATACAATCAGTGCCGTTTCCGGTGGTGCAGATAAAGTCGTCGTACTCGTTAACGACAACTCTACAGGTAACGATAAGGTCATCGTTCGCGAAGGTATCAATACAATTGCCGATTTGAAAGGCAAAAAAGTTGCCGCAGAAGAAGGCGCTGTAGATCATTTCCTATTGTTATTAGAAATGAAAAAAGCAGGCATGAAACCAGAAGACATCCAATTTGTCCCCTTAGAAACAGGACAAGCCGCAGCCGCTTTTGTCGGTGGACAAGTAGATGCAGTTGCAGTGTTTGCACCATTTACCACTCAAGCCTTAAAGCGTCCTGGCAGTAAAGAACTCTTTAGTTCCAAAGAATTTCCTGGAGCAATTCCCGACCATCTAGTTGTCAGCCGTCAGTTTTTAGAAGCAAGTCCCGAAAAAGTGCAAGCAATGGTCGATTCCTGGTTCGCTACTCTCGATTACATGCAAAAAGAACCAGCCAAAGCAACAGAAATTATGGCAAAACGTGCCGGGGTTAGCGTTGCAGAATATGAAGAATACGCCAAAGGAACCAAGATATTTACTGTGGAAGAAAACCTCAAAGCCTTTCAACCAGGTAACAACATGACTTCGCTGATGTATGCAGCCGGAGAAATGACTAAATTTCTTGAAGAAGTCGGCTTAGCTAAACAAAAACCAGACCTAACTAAACTCTTCGACGATCGCTTTGTGAAAGCATACGCCAAGAAACAGTGA
- the aspS gene encoding aspartate--tRNA ligase, translating into MRTHYCGDLRTEDIGATVTLYGWVDRRRDHGGVIFLDLRDRTGLVQIVSDPQRTPDSYRQAEALRNEYVVCITGRVTQRPPESLNPKLPTGEVEIYADKIELLNAVSKQLPFQVSTAETESVREELRLKYRYLDLRRDRMNRNLQLRHQVIKAIRRFLEDAQGFIEIETPILTRSTPEGARDYLVPSRANPGEWFALPQSPQLFKQLLMVSGFDRYYQIARCFRDEDLRADRQPEFTQLDMEMSFMSQEEILELNESLVCHIFQTVKGIDLPRPFPRLTYAEAMARYGSDKPDTRFDLELVDVSDLVKDSGFKVFSSAVKSGGIVKILPIPNGNEAISNVRIKPGGDLFKEAESAGAKGLAYIRVREDGEIDTIGAIKDNLSPEQKQELLSRTGAEPGHLLLFGAGVTDVVNKTLDRLRQVIGCELGHIDPSKINLLWVTDFPMFEWNADEKRLEALHHPFTAPHPDDLHDLKTARAQAYDLVFNGFEVGGGSLRIYQREVQEQVFAAIGLSIEEAYNKFGFLLEAFEYGTPPHGGIAYGLDRLVMLLAGEESIRDAIAFPKTQQARCLLTDAPSGVDAKQLKELHVASTYQPKAGVGSREL; encoded by the coding sequence ATGCGAACCCACTATTGCGGCGACCTCCGCACAGAAGATATTGGAGCAACAGTTACCCTATATGGTTGGGTAGACCGTCGCCGCGATCACGGAGGAGTGATTTTCTTGGATTTGCGCGATCGCACGGGACTCGTCCAAATTGTTAGCGATCCTCAACGCACTCCCGATTCATATCGTCAAGCGGAAGCACTGCGGAACGAGTATGTGGTCTGCATTACGGGTAGAGTTACCCAGCGTCCTCCAGAATCTCTCAACCCCAAGCTACCGACAGGGGAAGTCGAAATCTACGCCGATAAAATTGAGTTGCTCAACGCTGTCAGCAAACAGCTACCCTTTCAAGTCAGTACGGCTGAAACCGAGTCGGTACGGGAAGAATTGCGCCTCAAGTATCGATATTTAGATTTGCGTCGCGATCGCATGAATCGCAACCTGCAACTCCGCCACCAAGTTATCAAAGCCATACGCCGTTTTCTAGAAGACGCACAAGGCTTTATTGAAATCGAAACCCCCATTCTTACCCGTTCTACCCCTGAAGGCGCGAGAGATTACTTGGTTCCCAGTCGCGCCAACCCGGGTGAGTGGTTTGCTTTACCACAATCGCCGCAACTATTCAAGCAATTACTGATGGTGTCGGGGTTTGACCGCTACTATCAAATTGCCCGTTGCTTTCGCGATGAAGATTTACGGGCAGATCGTCAGCCAGAATTTACCCAACTAGACATGGAAATGAGTTTCATGTCTCAAGAAGAAATTTTGGAGCTTAACGAAAGTTTAGTTTGTCATATTTTCCAGACAGTTAAAGGGATCGATCTACCCCGTCCTTTCCCTCGCCTCACCTACGCCGAAGCAATGGCACGCTACGGTAGCGATAAACCCGACACCCGCTTCGACCTAGAATTAGTCGATGTTTCCGATCTCGTCAAAGACTCCGGCTTCAAAGTCTTTTCTAGTGCTGTAAAATCTGGCGGGATTGTCAAAATTCTGCCTATCCCCAACGGCAATGAAGCCATTTCTAACGTGCGGATCAAACCAGGCGGCGATTTATTTAAGGAAGCCGAAAGCGCAGGTGCAAAAGGACTTGCTTATATTCGCGTCCGTGAAGATGGAGAAATCGACACAATTGGTGCAATTAAAGACAACCTCAGCCCCGAACAAAAACAAGAACTCTTGAGTCGCACTGGGGCAGAACCAGGACACTTATTACTATTTGGTGCTGGAGTTACAGATGTAGTTAACAAAACCCTAGACCGCTTGCGACAAGTTATTGGCTGCGAATTGGGGCATATCGACCCCAGCAAAATCAATTTGTTGTGGGTGACAGATTTCCCCATGTTTGAATGGAATGCCGACGAAAAGCGTCTAGAAGCGTTACACCATCCCTTTACAGCCCCCCATCCTGACGACCTGCACGACCTGAAAACAGCCCGCGCCCAAGCTTACGATTTAGTCTTCAACGGCTTTGAAGTCGGTGGTGGAAGCTTACGGATTTATCAACGGGAAGTCCAAGAACAGGTCTTTGCCGCAATTGGTTTGTCGATAGAAGAAGCTTATAACAAATTTGGCTTTCTCCTAGAAGCATTTGAATACGGCACTCCTCCCCACGGCGGGATTGCCTACGGATTAGACCGTTTGGTGATGTTACTTGCCGGGGAAGAATCAATTCGGGATGCGATCGCCTTTCCAAAAACACAACAAGCCCGTTGTCTATTAACTGACGCACCCTCTGGAGTGGACGCAAAACAGTTGAAAGAATTACACGTCGCTTCGACTTATCAACCAAAAGCGGGAGTCGGGAGTCGGGAATTGTAG
- a CDS encoding ABC transporter permease, giving the protein MNTGSMRPPSNPKTLSPTVFWRLAEDIPRPLNTLLVATSIGLPLLIWWLVTTFGSVDPKFLPSPAKVLEAFGRLWRTRELLKDTVASLWRVGVGFLLAVVLSIPVGVLMGSFASIRALLEPLFGLMRYMPAPAFIPLLILYLGIGEEPKITLIFIGVFFFNSLMVMDTVKFVSKDLIEAAYTLGGDRWQTLTQVIFPHVLPGIIDACRINLAAAWQLVIVSELIAATEGLGRRISVAGRFLRTDEIFVGLIVIGIIGLTFDLLFQWLLRVSCKWASQKR; this is encoded by the coding sequence ATGAACACAGGCTCGATGCGTCCCCCATCTAATCCAAAAACGCTTAGCCCGACGGTTTTTTGGCGGTTGGCTGAAGATATTCCCAGACCATTAAACACCTTACTAGTTGCGACTTCTATCGGATTACCGTTGCTGATTTGGTGGCTGGTGACAACATTTGGTAGCGTAGACCCCAAGTTTCTACCCTCGCCTGCTAAGGTACTCGAAGCATTTGGGCGATTGTGGAGGACTCGCGAACTGCTGAAGGATACTGTAGCAAGTCTCTGGCGAGTGGGCGTAGGGTTTTTGCTAGCAGTCGTGTTGTCGATTCCAGTTGGGGTGTTGATGGGCAGTTTTGCGAGTATTCGTGCCTTATTAGAACCATTATTTGGTTTGATGCGCTACATGCCCGCGCCTGCTTTCATTCCTTTGCTCATTCTCTATTTAGGAATTGGAGAAGAACCGAAAATCACTTTAATTTTCATCGGCGTGTTTTTCTTCAACTCCTTAATGGTGATGGATACGGTCAAGTTTGTATCAAAAGATTTGATTGAAGCTGCCTATACTTTAGGTGGCGATCGCTGGCAGACACTAACTCAAGTTATTTTTCCTCACGTTTTGCCAGGAATCATTGATGCTTGTCGAATTAACCTTGCAGCCGCATGGCAATTAGTCATTGTTTCAGAACTAATTGCTGCAACCGAAGGTTTGGGACGTAGAATCAGCGTCGCGGGTCGATTCCTCAGAACTGATGAAATTTTTGTCGGCTTAATTGTCATTGGAATTATCGGACTCACTTTTGACCTCTTATTTCAATGGCTCCTGCGCGTTTCTTGTAAGTGGGCAAGTCAGAAGAGATGA
- a CDS encoding agmatinase family protein, with protein MTHNSENPLFQSPDNNNHQPPTEAQRALELETRLPMTGWQQEVSKGIEYGLEAAQSIRDRTIPTFSRGELPHYAGINTFLKAPYLEDVRQVGNYDVAIVGVPHDSGTTYRPGTRFGPQGIRRISALYTPYNFELGIDLREQITICDVGDIFTIPANNEKSFDQISKGVAHVFSSGAFPIILGGDHSIGFPTVRGVCRHLGDKKVGIIHFDRHVDTQETDLDERMHTCPWFHATNMKNAPAKNLVQLGIGGWQVPRNGVKVCRDRATNILTVTDIVEMGLDAAAEFAIQRATDGTDCVYISFDIDCIDAGFVPGTGWPEPGGLLPREALSLLGKIVQKVPVCGLEVVEVSPPYDISDITSLMATRVICDTMAHLVLSGQLPRKEKPAYIHPESQPELVAWT; from the coding sequence ATGACTCATAATTCTGAAAATCCTTTGTTTCAGAGTCCAGACAATAACAATCATCAACCCCCTACTGAAGCCCAACGCGCTTTAGAATTAGAAACACGACTGCCGATGACAGGATGGCAGCAAGAGGTATCGAAAGGGATAGAATACGGATTAGAAGCAGCACAGAGTATCCGCGATCGCACGATTCCTACCTTTTCTCGTGGTGAGTTACCCCACTACGCCGGAATTAATACTTTCCTCAAAGCCCCATACTTAGAAGATGTGCGTCAGGTAGGAAATTACGATGTGGCGATCGTTGGCGTTCCCCATGACTCCGGTACGACCTATCGCCCTGGAACCAGATTTGGACCTCAAGGTATTCGCCGCATTTCTGCTTTGTACACGCCTTATAACTTTGAGTTGGGTATCGATTTACGCGAACAAATTACAATTTGCGATGTGGGAGATATCTTCACCATTCCCGCCAACAACGAAAAATCCTTCGATCAAATTTCTAAAGGCGTTGCCCATGTTTTCAGTTCGGGGGCATTTCCAATTATTCTGGGTGGCGATCACTCGATTGGTTTCCCCACGGTAAGGGGTGTATGTCGCCATTTAGGAGATAAAAAAGTTGGTATCATTCACTTCGATCGCCACGTAGACACCCAAGAAACCGATTTAGACGAACGGATGCATACTTGCCCGTGGTTTCACGCCACTAATATGAAAAATGCGCCAGCTAAGAATTTAGTCCAACTGGGCATTGGTGGTTGGCAAGTCCCAAGAAACGGGGTGAAAGTCTGTCGCGATCGTGCTACCAATATTCTCACAGTTACAGATATCGTCGAAATGGGCTTAGACGCAGCCGCAGAATTTGCGATTCAAAGAGCAACAGACGGTACAGACTGCGTTTACATCAGTTTTGATATCGATTGTATAGATGCAGGATTTGTTCCTGGTACTGGCTGGCCCGAACCGGGCGGTTTGTTACCCCGCGAAGCCCTGTCACTACTGGGTAAAATCGTGCAAAAAGTCCCCGTTTGCGGTCTAGAAGTTGTGGAAGTATCGCCCCCTTACGACATCAGCGATATCACCTCTCTAATGGCAACCCGCGTAATTTGCGATACAATGGCGCATCTTGTCCTATCGGGACAACTACCCCGCAAAGAGAAACCAGCTTACATTCATCCCGAATCCCAACCCGAACTTGTGGCTTGGACTTAG
- the hypB gene encoding hydrogenase nickel incorporation protein HypB, whose product MHQTFDAALGINLLHANQEGADHNRTHFDEWGITCFNVMSSPGAGKTVLLEKTLAALKDDLKIAVIEGDMTTELDADRLRQYNVPVIAINTGRSCHLDSKMVAGGIHQLEHQYNPADFDLVLVENVGNLVCPAEFEVGEHAKVALLSVTEGEDKPLKYPIMFREADCLLITKIDLAIHLDMNIDTIVANVRQINPNVKIIPVSAKTGEGLAVWFEWVRSQIAKKELEVSRIRD is encoded by the coding sequence ATGCACCAAACATTTGACGCTGCCCTCGGGATTAATTTACTCCATGCCAATCAGGAAGGAGCTGACCACAACCGCACCCATTTTGATGAGTGGGGAATTACCTGTTTCAATGTTATGAGTAGCCCTGGCGCTGGTAAAACAGTATTACTCGAAAAAACATTGGCAGCTTTAAAAGACGATCTCAAAATTGCTGTCATTGAAGGTGATATGACTACTGAATTGGATGCCGATCGCCTGCGTCAATACAATGTACCTGTAATCGCAATTAATACTGGACGTTCTTGCCATTTAGACTCAAAAATGGTGGCAGGTGGCATTCATCAATTAGAACATCAATACAATCCTGCTGATTTCGATTTAGTCCTAGTAGAAAACGTTGGAAATTTAGTTTGTCCGGCTGAATTTGAAGTAGGCGAACACGCCAAAGTTGCTTTACTAAGTGTTACGGAAGGAGAAGATAAACCGCTGAAATATCCAATCATGTTTCGCGAAGCTGATTGCTTGCTCATTACCAAAATCGATTTAGCAATCCATTTAGATATGAACATTGACACAATAGTGGCAAATGTACGTCAAATTAACCCAAACGTGAAGATTATTCCCGTATCGGCGAAGACGGGAGAGGGTTTAGCAGTATGGTTTGAATGGGTGCGATCGCAAATTGCTAAAAAAGAGCTAGAGGTCAGTAGAATCAGAGATTAG
- a CDS encoding DnaJ C-terminal domain-containing protein — MAATDFKDYYSILGVNKTASNDEIKQAFRRLARKFHPDVNPGNKQAEARFKEVNEAYEVLSDPDKRRKYDQFGQYWKQAGQAWSPGGAGAGGVNVGFDDFEFGRYGSFDEFINDLLGRFGGAGAPGTPGAPGARTGGTRQTYSYTTSGRRSSGTGGFDGFTDPTVGFDGSAASTDREAAIALTLSEAFHGVQKRLSVGSETIEVRIPPGAKPGSRVRVRGKGLVNPATQQRGDLYLKVDIQPHSFFKFEGDNLVCEVPITPDEAVLGAAIDVPTPDGSVKLNVPAGVRSGQSLRLRGKGWTLPKGGRTDLLVKIAIVPPKDLSSTEREYYEKIRSSRSFNPRDRLPQVRL; from the coding sequence ATGGCTGCTACTGATTTTAAGGACTATTACAGTATTTTGGGAGTCAACAAGACTGCCAGTAATGATGAAATTAAACAGGCTTTTCGCAGGCTAGCCCGTAAATTTCACCCGGATGTTAACCCAGGTAACAAGCAAGCCGAGGCGCGATTCAAGGAAGTTAACGAAGCTTACGAAGTCCTTTCAGATCCAGACAAGCGCCGTAAATACGACCAATTCGGTCAGTACTGGAAGCAAGCCGGACAAGCTTGGTCGCCTGGTGGCGCTGGTGCTGGTGGGGTTAATGTTGGTTTCGACGATTTTGAGTTTGGCAGATACGGCAGTTTTGATGAGTTTATCAACGATCTGCTCGGTCGTTTTGGTGGTGCTGGCGCACCTGGCACACCTGGCGCACCTGGCGCACGAACTGGTGGGACTCGTCAGACATATAGTTATACCACTTCTGGAAGAAGATCGTCTGGAACGGGCGGTTTTGACGGCTTCACCGATCCCACTGTTGGTTTTGACGGTTCCGCAGCTAGCACCGACAGAGAAGCCGCGATCGCCCTCACTTTATCAGAAGCGTTTCACGGCGTACAGAAACGGTTGAGTGTTGGGAGTGAAACTATTGAAGTCCGCATTCCGCCAGGGGCAAAACCTGGTAGCCGCGTTCGCGTACGGGGTAAGGGTTTAGTTAATCCTGCTACGCAGCAACGAGGCGATTTATACTTGAAAGTGGACATTCAACCGCACTCTTTCTTCAAGTTTGAAGGCGACAATCTCGTCTGCGAAGTGCCAATTACTCCCGATGAAGCAGTTCTTGGTGCAGCAATTGACGTTCCTACTCCCGATGGTTCTGTCAAGCTTAATGTTCCAGCTGGAGTTCGTTCCGGTCAATCTCTACGTTTACGCGGTAAAGGTTGGACTCTACCAAAAGGTGGACGCACCGATTTGCTAGTAAAAATTGCGATCGTTCCACCCAAAGATTTGAGCAGTACGGAGCGGGAGTATTATGAAAAGATTCGCAGTAGTCGCAGTTTTAATCCCCGCGATCGCTTGCCACAAGTACGGTTGTAA
- the hypA gene encoding hydrogenase maturation nickel metallochaperone HypA produces MHETDMTKALILTVRDWWEAQPEKPQISRIHLIVGRFTCVEPASLEFAFEVQTRNTFLAGATLAIQETPLIAFCHHCQQEYRPEIGLQYACPQCKSPMEDIRSGRELKIDRIEYSNKDEG; encoded by the coding sequence ATGCACGAAACCGACATGACCAAAGCGCTGATTCTTACCGTGCGCGACTGGTGGGAAGCACAGCCAGAAAAACCCCAAATCTCCCGAATTCACCTAATTGTAGGTCGGTTTACCTGCGTAGAGCCTGCCAGTTTGGAATTTGCCTTTGAAGTTCAAACGCGCAATACCTTTCTTGCAGGGGCAACACTAGCAATTCAAGAAACACCCTTAATTGCCTTTTGCCATCATTGCCAACAAGAATATCGTCCTGAAATTGGACTGCAATATGCTTGTCCGCAGTGTAAATCTCCTATGGAAGACATTCGCTCTGGACGAGAACTAAAAATCGATCGCATTGAATATTCAAATAAGGATGAAGGGTAA
- the psbP gene encoding photosystem II reaction center PsbP produces the protein MLKRIASILLVVLIALSLSGCVLSTAGLKSFVDSVDGYEFLYPNGWLPVKVTDGPDIVLHDLIETTENASVVIGSIADGKTLADLGTPGDVGYKLGKSAIAPPDSGREAELVNAGQQDYNGKTYYILEYAVKLPNQQQRHNLASVAVSRGKLFTFNASTTEQRWQKAAPKLQQMVKSFTVY, from the coding sequence ATGTTGAAACGGATTGCATCGATTTTACTTGTAGTACTGATAGCGCTGAGTCTATCGGGTTGCGTACTATCAACTGCTGGACTCAAAAGCTTTGTCGATAGCGTTGATGGATATGAGTTTTTGTACCCTAATGGCTGGCTTCCAGTTAAAGTGACAGACGGTCCCGATATCGTATTGCACGATTTGATTGAAACCACAGAAAATGCTTCTGTGGTTATCGGTTCCATAGCAGATGGCAAAACCCTAGCCGATTTGGGAACTCCTGGCGATGTGGGTTATAAACTCGGCAAAAGCGCGATCGCACCGCCTGATTCAGGACGAGAAGCAGAATTAGTCAATGCTGGGCAGCAAGACTATAACGGGAAAACTTACTACATTCTAGAATATGCTGTAAAGTTACCCAATCAGCAACAACGGCACAATCTTGCTAGTGTTGCCGTTAGTCGTGGCAAACTCTTTACTTTCAACGCCTCCACCACGGAACAGCGTTGGCAAAAAGCCGCACCAAAGCTACAGCAAATGGTTAAGTCTTTTACAGTGTATTAA